The Leptospira terpstrae serovar Hualin str. LT 11-33 = ATCC 700639 genome includes a region encoding these proteins:
- a CDS encoding SDR family NAD(P)-dependent oxidoreductase, giving the protein MKNAYVTGASQGIGKEFVRSLSKDYNVFLISRTESDLKKVILELEPKSRGILKYFALDLTKKKDVEELSEIIAKDKDAELVVNNAGFGTVGEFAALPLDKELDEVNLNVKTLVHLSHTALNRFKKNKKGYLINVASIAGYLPAPGSAIYAATKAFVKSFTESIHEEAKLHDIYVQALCPGLTHSDFHQRAGISKSKYPSFMWQNADVVVEESLSALRNNQAVCITGSFNQGAITISELIPRGFLRRLSGKYLKLEEE; this is encoded by the coding sequence ATGAAAAATGCATATGTTACTGGCGCATCCCAAGGAATTGGAAAAGAATTTGTTCGATCACTCAGTAAAGACTATAATGTCTTTTTGATTTCGCGCACGGAATCCGATTTAAAAAAAGTAATCTTAGAATTAGAACCTAAGTCCAGAGGGATCTTAAAATACTTTGCACTTGATCTTACCAAAAAGAAAGATGTGGAAGAACTATCTGAAATCATAGCAAAAGATAAAGATGCAGAACTAGTAGTGAACAATGCTGGTTTTGGAACTGTGGGTGAGTTTGCAGCATTACCTCTAGATAAAGAACTAGATGAAGTAAACTTAAATGTAAAAACATTAGTTCACTTAAGCCACACAGCTCTGAATCGATTCAAAAAAAATAAAAAAGGTTATTTGATTAATGTGGCGTCTATTGCTGGTTATTTGCCAGCACCAGGTAGTGCCATTTATGCCGCTACAAAAGCCTTTGTAAAATCCTTTACGGAATCCATCCATGAAGAAGCCAAACTTCACGACATATATGTACAAGCACTTTGTCCAGGACTTACTCATTCCGACTTTCACCAAAGAGCAGGAATCAGTAAATCAAAGTATCCTTCGTTTATGTGGCAAAATGCAGATGTAGTGGTAGAAGAATCACTCAGCGCCCTTCGTAATAATCAAGCAGTATGTATCACAGGTTCCTTTAATCAAGGTGCGATCACTATTTCCGAACTCATCCCACGAGGTTTTTTGCGAAGGTTGAGTGGGAAATACTTAAAACTAGAAGAGGAATAG
- a CDS encoding NADase-type glycan-binding domain-containing protein: MQFSFSKTSLFIAALCLPIFAEPLNPPSITSSSQLLPKSKKYTPILAMDGKLKTSWVEGVEGEGIGESLQIKYKSPINFRSLSIYNGFGDPKLWAANNRIKKLKISTEEGIEEIVSLKDSLSLQMIEFKSELRAKEISLTIQEVYKGTNTENTAIAEVVFNSEQAGSALIPPKNTWAIGKWKTKSNIARIQLHNDGTCEMGYETAKMLCTWTEKGDRVIVSLEATLPLTNTDILEIKRRGNPSDPTLEINGKHEFISNRDGV, translated from the coding sequence ATGCAGTTTTCTTTTTCCAAAACATCCCTATTCATCGCAGCACTCTGCCTACCGATCTTTGCAGAACCACTCAATCCTCCGAGTATCACTTCCTCCAGTCAATTGTTACCTAAGTCAAAAAAATACACGCCCATCCTTGCAATGGACGGAAAACTCAAAACTAGTTGGGTAGAAGGTGTGGAAGGCGAAGGGATTGGTGAGTCCTTACAAATCAAATACAAGTCACCTATCAACTTTCGTTCCCTTTCCATCTACAATGGATTTGGCGATCCGAAACTTTGGGCCGCAAACAATCGAATCAAAAAACTAAAAATTTCGACAGAAGAGGGAATTGAAGAAATCGTTTCGCTAAAAGATAGTTTGTCACTCCAAATGATAGAATTCAAATCCGAACTTAGGGCCAAAGAAATATCACTTACGATTCAAGAAGTATATAAAGGTACTAATACAGAAAATACAGCTATCGCAGAAGTGGTATTCAATTCAGAACAAGCAGGATCCGCACTCATTCCTCCTAAAAATACTTGGGCGATTGGAAAATGGAAAACAAAATCCAATATTGCAAGGATCCAACTTCATAATGACGGAACTTGTGAGATGGGTTACGAAACTGCTAAGATGTTATGTACTTGGACAGAAAAAGGAGACAGAGTCATCGTAAGTTTAGAAGCTACCCTTCCCCTTACCAATACCGATATTTTGGAAATCAAACGTAGAGGAAATCCATCCGATCCTACTCTTGAGATCAATGGAAAACATGAATTTATCTCCAATCGGGACGGAGTTTAA
- a CDS encoding valine--pyruvate transaminase, with the protein MTPMTDSFSSLWATRLRQNQGIRSLMEDLGQVTGHPDEILLGGGNPAHIAEAEEIFAETFLTLAKDKNLTALLGDYQAPIGNDRFRSLAAEYLSPYLGAKLTKHNIAFFNGSQNAYSYLLNVHSGKMTDGSFKKILLPIVPEYIGYADQSIEKDAFVATKPEVIPTGSHRFRYGLNQTEFDLSNVGCVALSRPTNPTGNILSLKDIHWIEERTEKKTIPLLIDLAYGNPFPNLIGEEEPVAYKEGRTLSLSFSKIGLPGVRLGIIISNPDTIETLSSYAAVGNLAVGNLGVYMMDLLFRKDILPVLAKNILRPFYDQKREVAISILESEFQKQGVEYEIHDPLGGFFLWIRFPNLSVSNHKLYHLCKDKRLFIVSGHYFFPGLNSDFSHTQDCIRLTYCRKEEELARGAYILAEIVASHQAKSK; encoded by the coding sequence ATGACCCCCATGACGGATTCTTTTTCTTCTCTTTGGGCTACTCGCCTCCGCCAAAACCAGGGAATTCGATCCCTAATGGAAGACCTGGGCCAAGTCACTGGTCATCCGGATGAAATCTTACTCGGGGGAGGAAATCCTGCCCATATTGCAGAAGCCGAAGAAATTTTTGCGGAAACCTTTCTTACCCTAGCAAAAGACAAAAACCTCACGGCACTTCTTGGTGATTACCAAGCGCCAATTGGCAATGACAGGTTTCGGTCCCTTGCTGCCGAATATTTATCACCATATTTGGGTGCAAAACTCACAAAACACAATATCGCTTTTTTTAATGGCAGTCAAAATGCTTATTCTTACTTACTCAACGTTCATTCCGGTAAAATGACTGATGGAAGTTTTAAAAAAATCCTTCTTCCTATTGTCCCAGAATACATTGGTTATGCGGACCAGTCCATAGAAAAAGACGCATTTGTAGCAACCAAACCGGAAGTGATTCCCACAGGAAGTCATAGATTTCGCTATGGACTCAACCAAACGGAATTTGATCTGTCGAATGTAGGTTGTGTGGCTCTATCGCGTCCAACAAATCCCACGGGAAATATTTTGTCTCTAAAAGACATCCACTGGATAGAAGAAAGAACAGAAAAAAAAACAATTCCCCTTCTCATAGATTTAGCCTATGGAAATCCATTTCCCAATTTAATTGGAGAGGAAGAACCTGTCGCCTACAAGGAGGGAAGAACTCTTTCCTTAAGTTTTTCTAAAATTGGACTTCCTGGGGTTCGTTTGGGGATCATCATATCCAATCCAGACACTATCGAAACCCTTTCTTCTTATGCTGCCGTTGGTAATTTAGCTGTGGGAAACCTTGGTGTGTATATGATGGATCTACTCTTTCGTAAGGACATTCTTCCCGTTCTTGCAAAAAACATCTTACGTCCGTTTTATGATCAAAAAAGAGAAGTTGCCATTTCTATCTTGGAATCGGAATTTCAAAAACAGGGAGTGGAATATGAAATCCATGATCCTTTGGGTGGATTTTTTCTTTGGATTCGTTTTCCAAATCTATCTGTATCCAATCATAAACTTTACCACCTTTGTAAAGATAAACGGCTCTTTATCGTATCAGGACATTATTTCTTTCCGGGATTAAACTCAGATTTTTCCCACACCCAAGATTGCATACGTTTGACATATTGCCGTAAGGAAGAAGAATTAGCCAGGGGAGCCTATATCTTGGCAGAGATAGTGGCCTCTCACCAGGCGAAATCCAAATGA
- a CDS encoding DNA-processing protein DprA translates to MVLSILGHPRISSFLRKTRLWCKFTNFEDLYQVLPNYFEEDFWNQCLKECFQWETDKNPLWKLVSFYDSTYPKNLKEIYDPPLVFAYMGNLGLLQSPLVAIVGTRKSSPVSLTATKELVRLLSTNKSLVVVSGMALGIDRQAFLSALEFGIPVVGVLGTTLGMEYPPGNRDLYKRIKEDPNQLLLTEFLLKTEPAKWTFPKRNRVISGLADKVYIMESGRKSGTISTAYSAMEQNREIYVFDHPKQFDNEGGKLLIRQGAQRLFCEIETTKEEGNVLEMSYDEWRKNRTIPFELGRDGGWDLKITL, encoded by the coding sequence GTGGTTCTTTCGATTCTTGGACATCCTCGGATCTCGTCTTTTCTTCGTAAAACAAGACTTTGGTGTAAATTCACTAACTTTGAAGATCTTTACCAAGTTCTTCCTAATTATTTTGAGGAGGACTTTTGGAACCAATGTTTAAAAGAATGTTTTCAGTGGGAAACGGATAAAAATCCACTTTGGAAACTTGTGAGTTTTTATGACTCCACATACCCCAAAAATCTAAAAGAAATTTATGACCCTCCATTGGTTTTTGCTTACATGGGAAATCTCGGCTTGTTACAATCTCCTCTGGTTGCCATTGTAGGAACAAGAAAGTCTTCTCCAGTATCCCTTACTGCGACGAAAGAACTTGTTCGATTACTATCAACAAATAAAAGTTTGGTGGTCGTGTCCGGTATGGCACTTGGAATTGATAGACAAGCCTTTCTTTCGGCTTTGGAGTTTGGAATTCCTGTCGTTGGTGTCCTTGGAACCACATTGGGAATGGAATATCCTCCCGGAAACAGAGATCTATACAAAAGGATCAAAGAAGATCCAAACCAACTCCTCCTAACGGAATTTTTGTTAAAAACAGAACCAGCCAAGTGGACATTTCCCAAACGGAACCGTGTCATCTCTGGACTTGCGGACAAAGTATACATTATGGAATCGGGACGAAAGTCGGGAACCATCTCTACAGCCTATAGTGCGATGGAACAGAACCGAGAAATTTATGTATTCGATCATCCCAAACAGTTTGATAATGAAGGAGGGAAGTTATTGATAAGGCAAGGGGCACAACGATTGTTTTGTGAAATCGAGACCACAAAAGAAGAAGGGAATGTTCTTGAGATGAGTTATGATGAATGGAGAAAAAATCGAACCATCCCTTTTGAACTTGGAAGAGATGGTGGATGGGATCTAAAGATTACCCTTTAA
- the cutA gene encoding divalent-cation tolerance protein CutA — MKEPWEIGTVYVTFTSDDEAKKIAKIVITEQLAACANIVKGMDSLYLWKDVLEESTEVVCLFKTTRGKSELLMQRIKELHSYEIPCIVLLPIVSGNSDYLDWVRNSL; from the coding sequence ATGAAAGAACCATGGGAAATCGGCACAGTCTATGTCACTTTTACCTCAGACGATGAGGCCAAAAAAATCGCAAAAATTGTAATTACAGAACAGTTGGCTGCCTGTGCCAACATTGTCAAAGGAATGGATTCCCTTTACCTATGGAAAGATGTTTTGGAAGAGTCAACGGAAGTTGTTTGTTTATTCAAAACAACAAGAGGAAAGTCGGAACTTCTTATGCAGAGAATCAAAGAATTACATTCTTATGAAATTCCCTGCATCGTTTTATTGCCTATTGTTTCAGGAAATTCTGATTATTTGGATTGGGTTCGGAATTCTTTATAA
- a CDS encoding Orn/Lys/Arg family decarboxylase, with protein MYQNGIVQFPIIIIDEDFRSENASGLGIRAIAKALEGEGIEVLGVTSYGDLTSFVQQQSRACGFILSIDDEEFTPETEGEVPDALRQLKDFVTQVRHRNADIPLFLYGETRTSRHIPNSILKELHGFIHMFEDTPEFMARAIHREVKSYLDSLPPPFFRALTQYAHDGSYSWHCPGHSGGVAFLKSPVGQMFHQFFGENMLRADVCNAVDELGQLLDHTGPISASERNAARIFQCDSLYFVTNGTSTSNKIVWHSTVAPGDVVIVDRNCHKSILHAITMTGAIPVFLMPTRNHFGIIGPIPKSEFTWENIQKKIAEHPFAKHVKGNPRILTITQSTYDGILYNVEDIKSELDGKISTLHFDEAWLPHASFHRFYTGMHAIGSDRPRPKESMIFATQSTHKLLAGLSQASQILVQNSEKETLDRNLFNEAFLMHTSTSPQYAIIASCDVAAAMMESPGGNALVEESIEEALDFRRAMRKVGLELEEDWWFSVWGPEALADEGAGERDEWILKANDRWHGFGDIAEGFNMLDPIKATVITPGMSVEGEFADWGIPALILTKYLAEHGIIVEKTGLYSFFIMFTIGITKGRWNTMVTELQQFKDDYDSNQPLWRVMPKFATAHPKYDRIGLRDLCQSMHEVYRANNISHLTTEMYLSPMIPAMKPSEAFAKMAHRDIERVPIDELEGRITSVLLTPYPPGIPLLIPGEKFNMTIIRYLQFAREFNAKFPGFETDIHGLVEEKSESGHVTYFIDCVSE; from the coding sequence ATGTATCAAAACGGTATCGTACAATTTCCTATCATCATCATCGATGAAGATTTTCGTTCCGAAAATGCCAGTGGTCTTGGCATTCGAGCTATTGCAAAGGCCTTAGAAGGAGAAGGGATTGAAGTGCTGGGAGTCACCAGCTACGGAGATTTAACCAGTTTTGTACAACAACAAAGCCGGGCTTGTGGATTCATCCTTTCCATTGACGATGAAGAATTCACCCCGGAAACAGAAGGTGAAGTTCCCGATGCTTTACGCCAACTAAAAGATTTTGTTACCCAAGTTAGACATAGAAACGCCGACATACCACTGTTCCTCTATGGTGAGACAAGAACTAGTCGCCACATACCCAATAGTATTTTAAAAGAATTACACGGCTTCATCCATATGTTTGAAGACACACCTGAGTTTATGGCAAGGGCCATTCATAGGGAAGTAAAATCCTACTTAGATAGTTTACCACCTCCCTTCTTTCGTGCCTTAACTCAATACGCACATGACGGAAGTTATAGTTGGCATTGCCCAGGGCATTCGGGCGGAGTTGCCTTTTTGAAAAGTCCTGTAGGCCAAATGTTCCACCAATTTTTTGGTGAGAATATGCTTCGAGCTGACGTTTGTAATGCGGTGGATGAACTTGGCCAGCTCCTCGACCACACAGGTCCTATTTCTGCCAGCGAAAGAAACGCAGCGCGAATTTTTCAATGTGATAGTTTGTATTTTGTTACCAATGGAACTTCGACTTCCAACAAAATTGTTTGGCATAGTACAGTAGCACCGGGTGATGTTGTAATTGTAGATCGTAACTGTCACAAAAGTATTTTACATGCAATCACTATGACAGGTGCCATCCCAGTGTTCCTTATGCCTACAAGAAACCATTTTGGAATCATTGGGCCAATTCCTAAATCGGAATTTACTTGGGAAAATATTCAGAAAAAGATCGCAGAACATCCGTTTGCAAAACATGTCAAAGGAAATCCGAGAATCCTTACCATCACACAAAGTACTTATGATGGAATTCTCTATAATGTCGAAGACATCAAATCAGAGTTAGATGGTAAAATCTCAACCCTCCACTTTGATGAAGCATGGCTTCCTCACGCATCCTTTCACAGATTCTATACAGGAATGCATGCCATTGGATCGGACAGACCTCGACCTAAAGAAAGTATGATTTTTGCCACGCAGTCCACTCACAAACTTCTTGCCGGTCTTTCACAAGCAAGTCAGATCCTGGTGCAAAACAGTGAAAAAGAAACTTTAGATAGAAATCTTTTTAATGAAGCATTTTTGATGCACACAAGTACAAGTCCACAGTATGCCATCATTGCATCGTGCGATGTGGCTGCGGCCATGATGGAGTCTCCCGGTGGAAATGCCCTTGTGGAAGAGTCCATTGAGGAAGCACTCGATTTCCGTCGTGCTATGCGCAAAGTCGGATTGGAGTTAGAAGAAGATTGGTGGTTTAGTGTTTGGGGTCCAGAAGCTCTTGCCGATGAAGGGGCAGGAGAACGAGATGAATGGATCCTCAAAGCCAATGACCGTTGGCATGGGTTTGGGGACATTGCTGAAGGATTCAATATGTTGGATCCAATCAAAGCAACAGTCATCACTCCTGGAATGAGCGTGGAAGGTGAATTTGCTGATTGGGGAATCCCAGCCCTCATCCTCACCAAATACTTAGCAGAACACGGGATCATTGTAGAAAAGACCGGTCTCTATAGTTTCTTTATCATGTTTACCATTGGAATTACGAAAGGACGATGGAACACAATGGTGACCGAATTACAGCAGTTCAAAGATGATTATGATTCGAACCAACCACTCTGGCGTGTGATGCCAAAATTTGCAACTGCCCATCCAAAGTATGATCGGATTGGTCTACGAGACCTATGCCAGTCAATGCATGAAGTTTATAGAGCAAACAATATTTCCCACCTAACAACGGAGATGTATTTAAGCCCGATGATTCCTGCGATGAAACCTTCAGAAGCATTTGCAAAAATGGCTCACCGTGACATTGAACGAGTTCCCATTGATGAATTGGAAGGTAGGATTACTTCTGTGTTGTTGACACCATATCCTCCAGGAATTCCACTCCTCATCCCAGGAGAAAAATTCAACATGACGATCATTCGGTATTTACAGTTTGCTCGCGAGTTTAATGCAAAGTTTCCAGGTTTTGAAACGGACATCCATGGACTTGTAGAAGAAAAATCAGAATCGGGACATGTCACTTACTTCATAGACTGTGTATCTGAATAA
- a CDS encoding GNAT family N-acetyltransferase — protein MSHSFRRLGESDLSLLLQWESLCFPSEEWTEKMIQTHLEFHVAFGLGNPETKCYALVCETPWEIEIFRIATLPNYRKLGLAKELLMALFKEFPKKEFFLEVKESNEPAIRLYQSVGFIELERRKKYYPDGSTAVLMKRNPIE, from the coding sequence ATGTCTCATAGTTTTCGAAGGTTGGGTGAATCAGATCTATCTCTCCTCCTCCAATGGGAATCGCTATGTTTTCCCAGTGAGGAATGGACAGAGAAAATGATCCAAACCCATCTAGAATTCCATGTAGCTTTTGGTTTGGGAAATCCAGAAACGAAGTGTTATGCTCTCGTTTGTGAAACTCCTTGGGAAATTGAAATCTTTCGGATTGCAACACTACCCAACTATCGAAAGTTAGGTTTGGCAAAAGAACTTTTAATGGCTCTCTTCAAAGAATTCCCAAAAAAAGAATTCTTTTTGGAAGTTAAGGAATCAAACGAACCAGCCATCAGACTTTACCAGTCCGTTGGTTTTATAGAATTAGAGAGACGTAAAAAATACTATCCAGACGGTTCTACTGCCGTTCTGATGAAAAGGAATCCCATCGAATGA
- a CDS encoding tetratricopeptide repeat protein, whose product MGTKNSRFSLVSLPMGILLVLFGFSFTSCDYLKSLTESRYRKRIGGEPASEKDIVNWKEKLALEEAEIEEMDKRIRKMVQKSNQSAALSWKIARAYMRAGSADLGARYYDEALAESIPNAKQGGFEIHSYESALPYFDKAIQSGKLDKQLLYETAVAYANASKDMGWEPKRRSRAINLFKQLSKLDKEDSRFPFQLALIYFDSSLKDEVWNGKLGIGYDEVETAFSLLDQILRKEPYNVPTRFAKANFLYQVGKSNLAYDEYTRIKSILEEMKEKGTIRESLEENTSYRNVIKNLNQLGAQNKSN is encoded by the coding sequence ATGGGCACAAAAAACAGCAGGTTTTCTTTGGTTTCATTGCCAATGGGCATCCTACTTGTCCTCTTTGGCTTTAGTTTTACAAGTTGTGACTATCTAAAGTCACTTACCGAATCTAGATACCGCAAGCGCATTGGCGGTGAACCCGCTTCTGAAAAAGACATCGTCAATTGGAAAGAGAAGTTGGCCTTAGAAGAAGCGGAAATCGAAGAGATGGACAAGAGGATCCGAAAAATGGTCCAAAAATCCAACCAATCGGCTGCCCTTTCTTGGAAGATTGCTCGGGCCTATATGCGAGCTGGTTCTGCGGATTTGGGTGCTCGTTATTATGACGAGGCTTTGGCAGAATCCATCCCCAATGCAAAACAAGGTGGGTTTGAAATCCATTCCTATGAATCTGCATTACCTTATTTTGATAAAGCAATTCAATCAGGAAAGTTAGATAAACAATTGTTATATGAGACTGCAGTTGCCTATGCCAATGCATCCAAAGATATGGGTTGGGAACCTAAAAGGCGAAGTCGGGCCATTAATTTATTCAAACAACTTTCGAAATTAGACAAAGAGGATTCTCGTTTTCCTTTTCAGCTAGCTCTTATATATTTTGACTCCTCATTGAAGGATGAGGTTTGGAATGGAAAACTTGGAATTGGCTATGATGAAGTAGAAACTGCATTTTCTCTTTTGGATCAAATTTTACGTAAAGAACCTTATAATGTTCCCACAAGGTTTGCCAAAGCCAATTTTTTATACCAGGTGGGAAAATCGAACTTAGCCTATGATGAATACACTCGTATCAAATCTATTTTGGAAGAGATGAAAGAAAAAGGTACAATTCGAGAATCTTTAGAAGAAAATACTTCGTATCGCAATGTGATCAAAAACTTAAACCAATTAGGGGCCCAAAACAAATCCAATTGA
- a CDS encoding sodium:calcium antiporter has protein sequence MDAFLTATFQTLPLPVLLLVIIGSILVLGKAADVLVDEAVSLSTRWGVPKMIIGATIVSLGTTLPEVSVSVLSALEGNPGIALGNAVGSIICDTGLILGIAILISPPDIDKRLVNRQGWIQVLSGFLLVFAALPWSNLTSVFSTGGRIDQGTGFVFLLLLAVYIYLSIRWSRSKPGELEAGIDDTTEYDSAPFWIVFLKLVAAITFVILSSKVLIPSVQETAVRLSIPDSIIGATLVAFGTSLPELVTAIQASRRGHSELAVGNIIGADILNVLFVSGAAAAVTKNGLEAPVSFFTFYFPSMLIVLILFRLGIVLSKDKIKRPFGVFLLFIYILATAAGFVFKG, from the coding sequence ATGGATGCATTTCTTACTGCAACTTTTCAAACCCTTCCCTTGCCAGTTCTTTTACTCGTCATCATTGGCTCCATCCTTGTTTTAGGCAAAGCCGCTGACGTTCTTGTAGACGAAGCTGTCTCTCTTTCCACACGATGGGGAGTTCCCAAAATGATCATTGGGGCTACGATCGTGAGTTTGGGCACAACCCTTCCTGAAGTTTCCGTATCGGTGCTTTCCGCCCTCGAAGGGAATCCCGGGATTGCTCTTGGAAATGCGGTTGGTTCCATCATTTGTGATACCGGTCTTATTTTAGGAATCGCCATCTTAATCTCTCCACCAGATATCGACAAACGACTTGTGAATCGCCAAGGTTGGATCCAAGTCCTTTCTGGATTTTTGTTAGTGTTTGCGGCCCTTCCCTGGTCCAACCTAACTTCCGTTTTCTCTACGGGCGGACGGATTGACCAAGGAACTGGATTTGTATTTTTACTCCTACTTGCCGTTTACATTTATTTGAGTATCCGTTGGTCCAGATCCAAACCTGGTGAATTGGAAGCCGGAATTGACGATACAACGGAGTATGATTCCGCTCCCTTTTGGATTGTATTTTTAAAATTAGTGGCAGCCATTACCTTTGTGATCCTATCTTCAAAAGTGCTCATCCCGTCTGTACAAGAAACAGCAGTTAGGCTCTCAATTCCAGATTCCATCATTGGAGCAACACTAGTGGCTTTTGGAACTTCCCTACCAGAACTTGTCACAGCCATCCAAGCATCCAGAAGAGGACATTCGGAACTAGCTGTGGGTAACATCATCGGTGCCGATATTTTGAATGTTCTTTTTGTATCAGGTGCCGCCGCTGCTGTCACAAAAAATGGACTCGAAGCCCCAGTTAGTTTTTTTACATTCTACTTTCCATCTATGTTGATTGTCCTAATTCTATTTCGTTTAGGAATAGTTCTCTCCAAAGACAAAATCAAACGACCGTTTGGTGTATTTTTACTTTTCATTTACATCCTTGCCACTGCCGCAGGATTTGTATTTAAAGGGTAA
- a CDS encoding DegT/DnrJ/EryC1/StrS family aminotransferase gives MSTETIQRPIRKEKDIEFFKPTLSREDLKGVLECLVDEHLSTGEIVERFEKTFCHTFKIKHAISSNSLTSAYHLALLALGVKAGDSVLLSSYAPISALDAIFLLQAKPVLVDLKRNSFHPCPEEFLRKKNESGARFALFDHGFGSLIRLSDYSIEGLEVLEDFTEAIGATSETITVGKQSKIAICGLSAENIITTGNGAMIITSESSLATAVKSYKSGPSAKRNFGEPKYDYNLVDYQAALGIEQLSKLGVILERKKKIASAYLQAVQNSRLETYFQNPTEDTFQRFPIVVSGQNYEEIQRYFKSIHIGTQRTVDEPLHRVLEVNPLEFPNAERLYQRGHCIPIYPNLTKDNVQRIATAIRRIY, from the coding sequence ATGAGCACCGAAACAATACAAAGACCTATTCGAAAAGAAAAAGACATCGAATTTTTTAAACCAACCCTTTCTAGGGAAGACCTGAAAGGTGTTTTGGAATGCCTCGTGGACGAACACCTTTCTACTGGCGAAATCGTAGAAAGATTTGAAAAAACGTTCTGTCACACTTTTAAAATCAAACATGCCATCTCCTCCAATTCTCTTACTTCCGCATATCACTTGGCATTACTTGCATTAGGTGTGAAAGCGGGGGACTCCGTTCTTCTTTCTAGTTATGCTCCTATTTCTGCATTGGATGCCATTTTTCTTTTGCAAGCAAAACCAGTGCTTGTGGATTTAAAACGAAACTCTTTTCATCCATGCCCAGAAGAATTCCTTCGTAAAAAAAATGAATCGGGCGCTCGTTTTGCACTTTTTGATCATGGATTTGGATCACTCATTCGTTTGAGCGATTATTCTATCGAAGGATTGGAAGTTTTAGAAGATTTTACTGAAGCCATTGGTGCTACTTCCGAAACCATCACAGTGGGAAAACAATCCAAAATCGCCATTTGTGGACTCAGTGCGGAAAACATCATTACCACTGGGAATGGTGCTATGATCATCACTTCCGAAAGTTCTCTTGCCACGGCAGTCAAATCATACAAATCGGGTCCTTCCGCAAAACGTAACTTTGGTGAACCAAAGTATGATTACAATTTGGTAGATTACCAAGCAGCCCTTGGGATAGAACAACTTTCCAAACTAGGTGTGATCTTAGAGCGAAAGAAAAAAATTGCTTCTGCTTATTTACAAGCGGTGCAAAACTCAAGATTGGAAACTTACTTTCAAAATCCAACAGAAGATACTTTCCAAAGATTTCCAATTGTTGTTTCGGGACAAAACTATGAAGAGATCCAACGTTATTTTAAATCCATCCATATTGGAACCCAAAGAACTGTAGACGAACCTCTTCATCGAGTACTAGAAGTAAATCCTTTAGAATTTCCAAATGCAGAACGTCTCTACCAAAGAGGACATTGTATTCCTATTTATCCTAACCTAACCAAAGATAACGTACAGCGGATTGCCACTGCCATCCGACGCATCTATTGA